The nucleotide window GGATGTGAGCCGCCGGGATGTGACTGAGTCTTCAGCCGCCAGTGAGCGTGGTCCTGCCGGTAGCCGGCGTCGCTACCCATCGGGGCCTACTGTTCCGCCTCCGGGTGTACTCAGCTGTTCACTCCGGCCTCCCACTTGCGCCGGCGCAGCACGTGGTCGCTGAAGAGGTGTCGGCTTCGGTCGAGCGGTTAGGCGCGGATCGTGCGGTTGCTCTACGCCCTGTCAGCACCCACGCTGTCCGGAGTGCGGCGCGGACGTCCGAGCCCCGTGCGGGGAACGTGGATCTTGCTCATGACCAGCTCGACCTGGGTGCAGTCCGCCCGCTGGTGCTGGAGGAGCCTCTCCCAAGTGCCGTCGGCCGACCACAACACATGCCGCCTGGGTCCCGACCGCACAGGACGACGACCGGCCCGGTCGTCGCCTGCGGTTCTACCTGTTCGCGACCGCCGCTTCCCGGAGGACCCTGCCCGGCCCCGGCGCCGTCCCCAACGCCCGGTCGAGGTCGGCCCACAGGTCCTCCACGTCCTCCAACCCCACCGAGAGCCGCAGCAGCCGGTCGCTGACTCCCGCGCCGCGGCGGTCGTTCGCGTCCACGATGCGGTGGCTGATGGACGCGGGGTGCTGGATGAGGGTGTCGACGCTGCCGAGGCTCACGGCCGGGGTGATCAGTCGGACGCCCGCGATGACGTCGTGGGGGTCGCCGGCCACCTCGAAGGCGACCATGGCGCCTCCGATGCGCGGGTAGTGGACGCGGGTGATGCGTGGGTCGGCGGCGAGCCGGCCGGCCAGCTCCGCCGCGTTCGAGGACGCGGCTCGGACCCGTACGGGCAGCGTCGACAGACCACGGAGCAGCAGATAGCCCGCGAGCGGATGCAGCACTCCGCCCGTGGCGAACCGCACCTGGCGCAGCCGCCCGGCGAACTCCTCGTCGCAGGCCACCACGCCGCCCATGACGTCTCCGTGGCCGCCCAGGTATTTGGTGGCGCTGTGCAGGACGAGACGGGCTCCCTGCACGACGGGGCGTTGCAGCACGGGGGTGGCGAAGGTGTTGTCGGCGAGCAGCGGGACGGAACCGCAAGCGTGCGCGACGGCTCTCAGATCGAGTTCGGCGAGGGTCGGGTTGGCCGGGCTTTCGACCATGACCAGGCCGGTGTCGGGGCGCAGCGCGTCCGCGATGCCCGCCGGGTCGACCCAGGTCACCTCGGAGCCCAGCAGCCCTGCGGTGAGCAGGTGATCGCTGCATCCGTACAGCGGTCGTACGGCGACGACATGGCGCAGGCCCATCGCGTTGCGTACGAGCAGCACGGCGCTCAGCGCGGCCATCCCGGTGGCGAACGCAACCGCGCTCTCGGTGCCCTCAAGACGCGCGAGGGCGGTCTCGAAGCGGGCGACGGTCGGGTTGCCGAGGCGGCCGTAGACGGGCGGGCCCTGCGGTTCGGCACCGTCGGCCGCGAAGGCGTCTATCCGGGCGGCCTCGCCCTGGCTGTCGTACGAGGGGTAGGTCGTGGACAGGTCGATCGGCGGGGCGTGCACCCCCTGCCGCGCGAGGTCGTCCCGCCCGGCGTGCACCGCCTCGGTGGCGAGCGCCCGGGGTGCGGGCACGCCCGGGACACGACGGCCGGTGCCGTCGGGATCATGGCCGGTTCCCTGTGGGTCGGTCGGTACGTCATATGCGTCAAAGCTGCCGGAGTCCATGGTCAGGAGTCTGAACACTGAGCGGGGTCAGAGCGCCGGACCCCGTGTTACGTTCGATATATGGCTGATTCTGTCGTACTAGATCCGGTAGATCTCCATCTGCTACAGCTGCTGCAGAACGACGCACGGATGACCTACCGCGATCTCGCCGCGCAGGTCGGTGTCGCGCCTTCGACCTGTCTGGATCGGGTGACCAGGCTGCGCCGCTCGGGAGTGATTCTCGGCCATCAGCTGCGGCTGGACCCGGCGAAGCTGGGCCGGGGCCTGGAGGCACTGCTGTCCGTGCAGGTCAGGCCGCATCGGCGCGAGTTGGTGGGGCCGTTCGTGGAGCGGATCAGGGCGCTGCCGGAGTCCATTACGGTCTTCCATCTGACCGGGCCCGACGACTATCTCGTCCATGTCGCGGTCGCGGACATGGCGGATCTTCAGCGGCTGGTCCTCGACGGGTTCACCTCACGGCCCGAAGTGGCGCGCGTCGAGACCCGGTTGATCTTCCAGCAGTGGGACTGCGGCCCGATGCTGCCGCCCCGGCCCGACGGCGCTCCCGCCCCCACTACCACCTTCGACCATCAGGCTCCCGGGAACCCCGCGGCCTGATGCGTATACCGGTCCAAGCCGGAGCCACAAGCTCGGCTTCAGGGGCGGCCGCCCACCGAAGTTCGACAAGGACGAGTACAAGCAGCGGCATGCAGCCGAGTGCGGGATCAGCCGGCTCAAGTGCCACCGCGCGGTCGCCACGAGATACGACGAACTCGCCGTCCGCTCTCACGCGACCGTGCTGGTCGCGGCGACTAACGACTCCGGGGGCTGTGAGCCACCCGGCAACTGTCCTTGATCCACTTTCGCAACAGGCCATGGTGACCCGTGATGCCGGTAGACCTCCAGGGGCGGATGAACTGCTCGTAGCGTACGAGCGGGGCGGACGGGCTCACGTGCGTGGCTGCGTGCGCTGACTGGTTCGGTGGACCGGGTCGGTTGTGCTCGCCCAGGCGCTCGACGCTTCTCAGGCGGCGATCGTGGTCGGGCGGATGGCGGCGAGTTCGGTCTCCCGGACGTGTACGCACGTCCTCGACCGGGATTGGCGAGGGCGCACGGCACCATTCCGGAACAGCTTCCCGACCTCGCCATGGTCACAGTTCGGTAACGCACGGCCCATCACGCCCAAGTGTGACATTGTACATGTCACATAATTCCTCCATGAGAAGAGTCACAGCCTTGATAGCGGCCGTCGCCGCAATCGGCGGAATGACAGCGGGTGTTACGCCTGCCTCTACCTCCCGGTCAGCACCCGAGGGCGTCGGTGAAAGGAAGCTCGCCTGGAGCTCCTGCCACGACACGACGACCCCCGCGCTGCAGTGCGCCATGCTCGAAGTGCCGCTGAACTATGCACACCCAAACGGAACCAAAATCAAGATCAAGGTGAACCGGCTCCCGGCCACCGCCCCCAAGGACAAGCAACAGGGCCCGATCCTGCTGAACCCCGGCGGTCCCGGCGACTCGGGCCTGTGGATGCCCGGCTACATCTCCGGAAAGATCCCGCACGACGTCGCCTCGACCTACGACTGGATCGGCTTCGACCCGCGCGGCACCAACGCCAGCACCCCACACGTCACCTGCGACCCGCACTACTTCGACGGCGAGCGGCCGGACTATCAAGTCAGCCAAGGCGCCTCGAAGGTGTGGCTGGAGAAGTCGGCCAAGTACGCCGCCGACTGCGCCGCGAACTGGAGCTGGTTCCTGCCGCACATGACCACCGTCGACAACGCGCGCGACATGGACAGCATTCGTCGGGCGCTTGGCGTCCAGAAGATCAACTTCTACGGTGGCTCGTGGGGCACCTCGCTGGGCTCGACATACGGCCAGCTCTTCCCCTCGCACGTGCGCCGGATGGTGCTGGACAGCATCGTCGGCCCGACCATCGACTGGTACGACCACAACATCCTGCAGGACAAGGAGCACCAGCGCCGATTCGACGCCTTCGCGGCGTGGACCGCCAAGGCCGACTCCGTCTACCACCTGGGCACCGACGCGGCCGCCGTCGAGAAGA belongs to Streptomyces sp. NBC_01454 and includes:
- a CDS encoding Lrp/AsnC family transcriptional regulator — protein: MADSVVLDPVDLHLLQLLQNDARMTYRDLAAQVGVAPSTCLDRVTRLRRSGVILGHQLRLDPAKLGRGLEALLSVQVRPHRRELVGPFVERIRALPESITVFHLTGPDDYLVHVAVADMADLQRLVLDGFTSRPEVARVETRLIFQQWDCGPMLPPRPDGAPAPTTTFDHQAPGNPAA
- a CDS encoding trans-sulfuration enzyme family protein → MDSGSFDAYDVPTDPQGTGHDPDGTGRRVPGVPAPRALATEAVHAGRDDLARQGVHAPPIDLSTTYPSYDSQGEAARIDAFAADGAEPQGPPVYGRLGNPTVARFETALARLEGTESAVAFATGMAALSAVLLVRNAMGLRHVVAVRPLYGCSDHLLTAGLLGSEVTWVDPAGIADALRPDTGLVMVESPANPTLAELDLRAVAHACGSVPLLADNTFATPVLQRPVVQGARLVLHSATKYLGGHGDVMGGVVACDEEFAGRLRQVRFATGGVLHPLAGYLLLRGLSTLPVRVRAASSNAAELAGRLAADPRITRVHYPRIGGAMVAFEVAGDPHDVIAGVRLITPAVSLGSVDTLIQHPASISHRIVDANDRRGAGVSDRLLRLSVGLEDVEDLWADLDRALGTAPGPGRVLREAAVANR